In the Urocitellus parryii isolate mUroPar1 chromosome 1, mUroPar1.hap1, whole genome shotgun sequence genome, TCACCTTGATTAGTGTGTTTGATCGCGATTCTGGTACCAATGGACAAGTGACCTGCTCTCTGATGCCTCATGTCCCCTTCAAGCTAGTGTCCACTTTCAAGAATTACTATTCGTTGGTGTTGGACAGTGCCTTAGACCGCGAGACCGTATCTGACTATAAAGTGGTGGTGACCGCCAGGGATGGAGGTTCACCTTCGCTGTGGACCACTGCCAGCTTGTTGGTGGAGGTGGCTGACGTGAACGACAATGCGCCAGTGTTCGCTCAGTCTGAGTACACGGTGTTCGTGAAGGAGAACAACCCGCCCGGCTGCCACATCTTCACGGTGTCTGCGCATGACGCGGACGCGCAGGAGAATGCCCTGGTGTCCTACTCTCTGGTGGAGCGTCGGGTGGGCGAGCGCGCTCTGTCGAGCTATGTGTCAGTGCACGCGGAAAGCGGCAAAGTGTATGCCCTGCAATCTCTGGACCACGAAGAGCTGGAGCTGCTGCAGTTCCAGGTGAGCGCGCGCGATGCTGGCGTACCGCCCCTGGGCAGCAATGTGACTCTGCAAGTGTTCGTGCTGGATGAAAATGACAATGCGCCAGCACTGCTGGGACCTTGGCAACAAGGAGCAGGCGGCACTGTGAGCGAGCTGGTGTCGCGGTCAGTTGGTGCGGGCCACGTGGTGGCGAAAGTGCGGGCGGTGGACGCAGACTCTGGCTACAATGCCTGGCTGTCTTATGAACTTCTGCATGTGGCCGGTGTCACGCGTAGTCCGTTTCGCGTGGGGCTCTATACTGGCGAGATCAGTACGACACGCTCCTTGGATGAGATGGATATGCCACGCCAGAGCTTGCTAGTGCTGGTGATGGACCATGGCGAACCTGCCCTGACCTCCACCGCCACAGTGCTCCTGTCTCTTGTGGAGAGCGGCCAGGCGCCCCAGGCCTCTTCCAGGGCGCTGGCAGGTGCCGCTGGCCAGGACGCTGCTCTGGTGGATGTCAATGTGTACCTGATTATAGCCATCTGCATGGTGTCCAGCCTGTTGGTGCTCACCGCGGTGCTGTACTTGGCGTTTCGGTGCTCCGCGTCGCCCACCCAAGGCACGTGTGGTCCTGTGAAGCCCACGCTGGTGTGTTCCAGTGCTGTGGGGAGCTGGTCCTACTCCCAGCAGAGAAGGCAGAGGGTGTGCTCTGGAGAGGTGCCACCCAAGGCTGATCTC is a window encoding:
- the LOC144253658 gene encoding protocadherin alpha-7-like; protein product: MVDLSGCNKESRQLLLFMVILAAWEEGSSQLHYSVPEEAKHGTFVGRIAQDLELQLRELLPRLFRVASKSPGDLLEVNLQNGILFVNSRIDREELCGRSAECSIHLEVIVDRPLQVFHVEVEVKDINDNPPVFPATQKNLFIAESRPLDSRFPLEGASDADVGANAVLTYRLSPNEYFSLDVPPSHEQVKPLGLVLRKPLDREEAPELYLLLTATDGGKPELTGTVQLFITVLDANDNAPVFDRTLYTVRLPENVPIGTLVINTNASDLDEGVNGDIAYSFSSDVSPDIKSKFHIDAVSGAITVIGRIDFEESKTYKIQVEAIDKGSLPLAGHCTVLVEVVDTNDNAPELTVTSLSLPISEDTLPGTVITLISVFDRDSGTNGQVTCSLMPHVPFKLVSTFKNYYSLVLDSALDRETVSDYKVVVTARDGGSPSLWTTASLLVEVADVNDNAPVFAQSEYTVFVKENNPPGCHIFTVSAHDADAQENALVSYSLVERRVGERALSSYVSVHAESGKVYALQSLDHEELELLQFQVSARDAGVPPLGSNVTLQVFVLDENDNAPALLGPWQQGAGGTVSELVSRSVGAGHVVAKVRAVDADSGYNAWLSYELLHVAGVTRSPFRVGLYTGEISTTRSLDEMDMPRQSLLVLVMDHGEPALTSTATVLLSLVESGQAPQASSRALAGAAGQDAALVDVNVYLIIAICMVSSLLVLTAVLYLAFRCSASPTQGTCGPVKPTLVCSSAVGSWSYSQQRRQRVCSGEVPPKADLMAFSPSLPQAPTSTENVSLNFFQQFN